The following proteins are encoded in a genomic region of Diadema setosum chromosome 10, eeDiaSeto1, whole genome shotgun sequence:
- the LOC140234463 gene encoding cholecystokinin receptor-like → MSSGWDWQAVVWSWWLIIQMFTAMLGIVGNSLVIIILFTRRQLSRSTDTLIGALAAADLIASVFMIPHPVPLTVPSSVLGQLYCKVVYTSMFRWVSFDASIFTLTAIAVERYIAVAYPFHFKHLVTRNRVVVVIVASWILGFVVTSFLFKVARIDDSTKYCTTVFPSAEVQMLIGTILFLMLFIIPALLSLTMQAMTAHALHRQSMVFRKEGNQEGLSNPSARHLAARKRVLQMLFIVVLVFIVCWAPSQCAYFVFNLGLLPVSYLYSPFNNGLVVLSFGNSCANPIIYTVRYPEFRAAIRELFSAKKGESRAPLFSERTEGKPVKSVESGCNDA, encoded by the coding sequence ATGTCGTCTGGATGGGATTGGCAAGCAGTAGTATGGTCCTGGTGGTTGATCATTCAGATGTTCACCGCCATGCTGGGTATTGTGGGCAATTCCCTGGTGATCATCATCCTTTTCACCCGAAGACAGCTCAGTCGGTCCACAGATACCCTGATTGGTGCGCTGGCTGCGGCGGATCTCATAGCGTCCGTGTTCATGATACCACATCCAGTGCCACTTACGGTTCCTTCGTCAGTTCTTGGGCAGTTGTACTGCAAAGTTGTGTACACCTCAATGTTTCGATGGGTATCGTTCGATGCTTCTATATTTACCCTAACGGCCATCGCTGTGGAAAGGTACATCGCTGTGGCCTATCCTTTCCATTTCAAGCATTTGGTAACTCGGAACAGAGTCGTCGTCGTAATCGTAGCGAGTTGGATCCTTGGGTTTGTAGTCACgtcttttttattcaaagtcGCAAGAATTGATGACTCTACGAAATACTGCACTACGGTGTTCCCTTCTGCAGAAGTCCAAATGCTCATTGGAACTATTTTGTTCTTAATGCTCTTCATTATACCCGCCTTGCTGTCACTCACCATGCAGGCAATGACGGCCCACGCCCTGCATCGCCAGTCCATGGTGTTCCGTAAAGAGGGCAATCAGGAGGGGCTATCGAACCCATCGGCTAGACATTTAGCAGCCAGGAAACGCGTCTTACAGATGTTGTTCATTGTGGTTCTCGTTTTCATCGTGTGCTGGGCGCCATCCCAGTGTGCCTATTTTGTCTTTAACCTAGGATTGCTACCAGTGTCGTACTTGTATAGCCCATTTAACAACGGATTAGTTGTCCTCTCCTTTGGAAACTCGTGTGCCAACCCGATCATCTACACCGTCCGTTATCCAGAGTTCCGCGCTGCTATACGAGAGTTATTTTCTGCCAAGAAAGGGGAATCTAGGGCACCATTGTTCAGTGAGCGAACAGAGGGGAAACCGGTAAAGTCAGTTGAAAGTGGATGCAATGATGCCTAG